One genomic window of Coffea eugenioides isolate CCC68of chromosome 1, Ceug_1.0, whole genome shotgun sequence includes the following:
- the LOC113766602 gene encoding uncharacterized protein LOC113766602 — translation MGVCVTKMEAYDHLKVVGFIKGYNNWIAHGELSNYNEATSNSENTSIGVSNGTNDMQDLVHDVFGIPHGTNELNREGDIPVSDAEKFYKLIDDSQQDLYSGCKNFSKLSFIIRLLHLKCLGKMSNKIFNMLVELLREAFPEAMTNLPSSYYEAEKLMNTLGLGYEKIDACPNDCSLYWGSAEKRTSCETCNELRWVASENDPTGEKRKIPQKVLWHFPLKPRLQRLFMSSKIASQMRWHEEKRTKDGCMRHPADSPAWQTFDHLHPEFAKDCRNVRLGLASDGFNPFNNMSSTHSTWPVVLIPYNLPPWMCMKQPYFMLSLLIPGPSSPGNNIDVYLQPLVKELTELWDFGIQTYDASQKENFQLHAALLWTISDFPGYAMLSGWSTKDSKHKFRKQAQFFDGTEEHGKRPPLQTGDMIVSELGDLQIKFGKLVKGNPKLPFNWKKRSIFFDLPYWKDNVLRHNLDFMHIEKNVCENIWGTLLDIEDKAKDHYNSRRDLREMGIRKELHPIETEPGKVYLPPSSFAMDKKQKTMFCNVLKK, via the exons ATGGGTGTTTGTGTGACAAAAATGGAAGCATATGATCATTTGAAAGTGGTAGGATTTATCAAGGGTTATAATAATTGGATAGCACATGGAGAACTTTCAAACTACAATGAAGCCACATCTAATTCTGAAAATACATCAATTGGGGTTTCAAATGGGACTAATGACATGCAAGACTTGGTCCATGATGTATTTGGGATACCACATGGAACAAATGAATTGAATAGAGAAGGGGACATTCCTGTTTCAGATGctgaaaaattttacaaattgatTGATGATTCTCAACAGGATTTGTACAGTGGTTGCAAAAATTTCTCGAAATTGTCTTTCATTATTCGTTTGCTTCACCTAAAATGCCTGGGTAAGATGAGTAACAAGATTTTTAATATGCTTGTTGAGCTGTTGAGAGAAGCATTTCCAGAGGCCATGACTAATTTGCCTTCTTCTTACTATGAGGCTGAGAAATTGATGAATACATTGGGGCTGGGTTATGAAAAGATCGATGCATGTCCTAATGATTGTTCTCTTTATTGGGGTAGTGCTGAAAAAAGAACTTCATGCGAAACATGTAACGAGCTTAGGTGGGTTGCTTCAGAAAATGATCCAACtggggaaaaaaggaaaattcctcaaaaagtGTTGTGGCATTTTCCCTTAAAACCTAGATTACAAAGActatttatgtcttctaaaattgcatctcaaatGAGATGGCATGAGGAAAAACGTACAAAAGATGGTTGTATGAGACATCCAGCTGATTCTCCAGCTTGGCAAACTTTTGACCATCTACATCCAGAATTTGCTAAGGATTGTCGAAATGTTAGATTGGGGTTGGCATCTGACGGGTTTAATCCATTCAACAACATGAGTTCTACACACAGTACTTGGCCTGTAGTTTTAATACCATATAACTTACCTCCGTGGATGTGTATGAAGCAACCGTACTTCATGTTGTCCTTGTTAATACCCGGACCATCCTCTCCTGGGAATAATATTGATGTTTATCTACAGCCTCTAGTTAAAGAATTGACCGAATTGTGGGATTTTGGCATTCAAACTTATGATGcatcccaaaaagaaaattttcaattgcatgCAGCTCTGTTGTGGACCATTAGTGATTTCCCTGGATATGCAATGTTATCTGGCTGGAGCACTAAAG ATAGTAAGCATAAATTTAGAAAGCAAGCCCAATTCTTTGATGGCACCGAAGAACATGGAAAGCGACCACCATTGCAAACCGGGGATATGATTGTGAGTGAATTGGGAGACTtgcaaattaaatttggaaaacttGTGAAAGGTAATCCGAAGCTGCCTTTCAATTGGAAAAAGAGGAGTATTTTCTTTGACTTGCCATATTGGAAAGATAATGTCTTAAGACACAATCTTGACTTCATGCACATTGAGAAGAATGTTTGTGAAAATATTTGGGGGACATTGCTGGATATTGAGGATAAAGCAAAGGACCATTATAATTCCCGCCGTGATTTGAGAGAAATGGGAATAAGAAAAGAGCTGCATCCCATTGAGACAGAACCTGGAAAGGTGTACTTACCTCCATCTTCCTTTGCAATGgataaaaaacagaaaactatGTTTTGCAATGTGCTAAAAAAGTGA
- the LOC113766610 gene encoding uncharacterized protein LOC113766610, protein MALEMEIKELIAFSDSDLLVHLTLKQWITKDSKILPYHCSLLTLAKQFRNLEFRHLPRARNAFADALATLASMTRYPDELRIEPIPIQLQDKPAHCWVVDKSSDNVPWYTDLKEFLKTGSYPLHAGDVRNVFA, encoded by the exons atggctttggaaatggaaatcaaagagTTGATAGCTTTCAGCGATTCAGATTTGCTTGTGCATCTAACCTTGAAacagtggataaccaaagattcaaaaattctgcCCTACCATTGCAGTCTGCTTactctggccaagcaatttcgaaatttggagttcagacatctTCCACGTGCCCGGAACGCATTTGCCGATGCTTTGGCCACTTTAGCTTCTATGACCCGATATCCTGATGAATTGAGGATCGAGCCAATTCcgattcaacttcaagacaaACCTGCCCACTGTTGGGTTGTAGACAAGTCCTCCGATAATGTTCCGTGGTATACTGATCTCAAGGAGTTTCTCAAAACAGGGTCTTACCCTCTACATGCTG GTGATGTCCGTAATGTCTTCGCCTAA